The following coding sequences are from one Ctenopharyngodon idella isolate HZGC_01 chromosome 17, HZGC01, whole genome shotgun sequence window:
- the lrr1 gene encoding leucine-rich repeat protein 1, which produces MKLQCDVEVVNRMLPTFGLKNKGKSSRAVLSIGKHVDRSSQSSSLYLLICTAKDRSGSKYKLKENIEKFFTWFVEEGKATVRLKEPAIDICLSKADTSSLKNFLSAARLAHRGSDTDSLPLSTLGPARARDVEKPKKKLSILSKKDYPLTASFPYSLEQLQVSYCRLSRVDMRMLTLRSLRRLDLSNNHIKKLPSTIGDLSCLAELILHNNHLESFSDALCVSTLQTSLQHLDLSQNQLTVLPARFCQLRHLVNLKLDDNKLTRLPFHIGRLSKLRFLSAAHNQLSVLPAGFRNLCLENLDLFGNPFTQANGLEHTIRLTFPLTLQELTSRAVVDLRIPHGPHLVPYQVCDELDFCKACDCGRSCVNSFIQTAVSMNLHLVSHTVVLVDNMGGTEAPVQKHFCSLMCYCEFMDSCVQRDLR; this is translated from the exons ATGAAGCTGCAGTGTGATGTGGAGGTTGTTAATCGGATGTTACCGACATTCGGTCTGAAGAATAAAGGCAAATCCAGCCGCGCGGTTTTATCCATCGGGAAGCACGTGGACAGAAGCTCCCAGAGCAGCAGTCTGTATCTACTGATCTGCACTGCCAAAGACAGGAGCGGCTCCAAATACAAG CTGAAGGAGAACATTGAGAAGTTCTTCACCTGGTTTGTGGAAGAAGGCAAAGCCACGGTTCGACTGAAGGAACCTGCGATCGACATCTGTCTGAGTAAA GCCGACACCAGCAGCTTGAAGAACTTCCTCTCGGCCGCCCGACTGGCACACAGAGGAAGTGACACGGACTCCCTCCCGCTGTCCACCCTCGGCCCGGCCCGCGCCCGCGACGTGGAGAAACCCAAGAAGAAGCTCAGCATTCTTTCTAAGAAGGATTATCCGCTCACGGCCAGCTTCCCGTATTCCCTGGAGCAGCTGCAGGTGTCGTACTGCAGACTGTCGCGGGTGGACATGCGCATGCTGACGCTGCGGTCGCTGCGCCGGCTGGACCTCAGCAACAACCACATCAAGAAGCTGCCGTCCACCATCGGGGACTTGAGCTGCCTCGCCGAGCTCATCCTTCACAACAACCACCTGGAGAGCTTCAGTGACGCCCTATGTGTGTCCACTCTTCAGACGTCACTACAGCATCTGGACCTGAGCCAGAACCAGCTGACAGTCCTGCCCGCTCGCTTCTGCCAGCTGCGGCACCTGGTCAACCTCAAACTGGACGATAACAAACTGACTCGGCTCCCGTTTCACATCGGCCGGCTCTCGAAGCTGCGCTTCCTGTCCGCTGCTCATAACCAGCTCTCTGTACTTCCTGCTGGCTTCAGAAATCTGTGCCTGGAGAACTTGGACCTGTTTGGTAACCCGTTTACTCAAGCCAATGGTCTGGAGCACACGATCAGGCTCACGTTCCCGCTGACGCTGCAGGAGCTGACATCACGCGCCGTGGTCGACCTCAG AATCCCGCATGGCCCTCACCTCGTGCCCTACCAGGTGTGTGACGAGCTGGACTTCTGTAAAGCGTGCGACTGCGGCCGATCGTGTGTGAACTCCTTCATCCAGACGGCCGTCAGCATGAACCTGCACCTGGTGTCTCACACCGTGGTTCTGGTGGACAACATGGGCGGCACCGAGGCTCCGGTGCAGAAGCACTTCTGCTCCCTCATGTGTTACTGTGAGTTCATGGACAGCTGTGTGCAGCGCGACCTGAGATGA
- the dnaaf2 gene encoding protein kintoun: MDFGSKLEELNLTRDEVNRLGEALKDDKFRELLNEYAAEISDPENKRKYEEEITQLEKDRGMNVQFIHPEGHHVLKTRSAGGKIFINVCSSQLIDKPSCEAARNRDGKPGQNWRLPFSLTPGRTDRDAGGNSCVIYDVVFHPEALYMAAKNARFLKLVHRTALDGIEDSFHIKLDKDKIRQLKMRYKGVAHPAVIRTPIPGHDQKNRNTYEEDMMSFPYPDENQTAPEPKSSSSQSPPHPEDKQPITPQYTLKYRSVVDLQDYRCSRDSGPGARPREIVITVDVPLLRSAQDADLSVTERRLVLEAPEPAYRLELPLAYPVDEDKGDAKFNKTTKQLTITLPIRPVKTSQISCDETKSNANDEADQEAVLEPDHTEPKRCQEACDTAALQCSPDMRFPLASEPQLIDLTRSTHEMSNDPIINPTENRTEPQEPEPDRSVEVVPNNEDEMNINRAADSSSHTSGSISLHGPDEKRANPESDATALLQTDNNALIHQQTSSSVTETPANQQLNPLMNSSQEAEKPKLKRSSEDCESDVTERLMEDAGIRSEEPAALRETNPDGSHMTSATLCFQNSLRFDLD, translated from the exons ATGGATTTTGGCAGCAAACTCGAAGAACTGAATTTGACACGCGATGAAGTGAATCGGTTAGGTGAAGCGCTGAAAGACGATAAGTTCCGCGAGTTACTGAACGAATATGCCGCGGAGATCTCAGATCCCGAGAACAAGAGAAAATACGAGGAAGAAATCACACAGCTGGAGAAGGACAGAGGCATGAACGTGCAGTTTATTCACCCTGAAGGACATCACGTGCTGAAAACACGCAGCGCGGGCGGGAAAATCTTCATCAACGTCTGCTCCAGTCAGCTGATCGACAAACCGTCGTGTGAAGCAGCGAGAAACCGAGACGGAAAACCCGGTCAAAACTGGCGTTTACCGTTCAGTCTGACACCGGGCAGAACGGACAGAGATGCCGGCGGAAACAGCTGTGTGATTTACGATGTAGTTTTCCATCCAGAAGCGCTTTACATGGCGGCAAAAAACGCGCGATTTCTGAAACTCGTCCACAGGACGGCTCTCGATGGGATTGAAGACTCTTTCCACATCAAGCTAGACAAAGATAAGATAAGGCAGCTGAAGATGAGGTATAAAGGTGTTGCGCATCCAGCTGTGATCCGCACGCCGATTCCTGGACACGATCAGAAGAACCGGAACACCTATGAGGAGGACATGATGTCATTTCCATATCCAGATGAGAATCAAACCGCACCAGAACCCAAATCCTCCTCAAGCCAAAGTCCTCCTCATCCAGAAGACAAACAGCCCATCACACCTCAGTACACCTTAAAATACCGATCAGTCGTCGATTTGCAAGATTACCGGTGTTCCAGAGATTCGGGGCCCGGGGCCCGACCCCGAGAGATCGTCATCACCGTTGATGTACCGCTGCTAAGATCAGCACAGGACGCTGACCTCAGTGTGACGGAGCGACGCCTCGTCCTGGAGGCTCCAGAACCAGCGTACAGACTGGAGCTTCCACTCGCGTATCCGGTGGATGAAGATAAAGGAGATGCAAAGTTCAACAAAACTACGAAACAGTTGACAATCACTCTTCCCATTCGGCCTGTGAAAACCTCGCAGATCAGCTGCGATGAGACGAAGAGTAACGCCAATGATGAAGCCGATCAAGAAGCAGTTCTGGAGCCGGATCACACAGAACCGAAGCGGTGTCAGGAGGCGTGCGATACTGCCGCATTACAGTGTTCACCAGACATGAGGTTTCCTTTAGCATCCGAGCCTCAATTAATCGATTTAACGAGATCGACACACGAGATGAGCAACGATCCAATCATCAACCCAACGGAGAACCGGACAGAACCTCAGGAACCAGAACCAGATCGGTCTGTAGAAGTGGTCCCAAACAATGAAGATGAAATGAACATCAATCGAGCAGCTGACTCCTCATCACATACA AGTGGATCTATCAGTCTCCACGGTCCAGATGAAAAGAGGGCAAATCCAGAGAGCGACGCTACTGCGTTACTTCAGACAGATAATAACGCACTGATTCATCAGCAGACCAGCAGCTCAGTGACAGAGACGCCAGCAAACCAGCAGCTGAATCCACTGATGAACTCTTCTCAGGAAGCTGAAAAGCCAAAGCTGAAGCGCTCTTCAGAAGACTGTGAGAGCGACGTGACCGAGCGACTAATGGAGGACGCTGGGATACGGTCAGAGGAACCAGCAGCTTTGAGAGAGACCAACCCAGACGGCAGTCACATGACCTCGGCCACCCTGTGCTTCCAGAACTCTCTGCGGTTTGATTTGGACTAA
- the LOC127498512 gene encoding kelch domain-containing protein 1 isoform X2, producing MCGSIPPSMSGTCGCIVNGHLYIFGGCCDDGQTNEHYSVNLHDGTFTWRKVNHRSGSPPSPRDKLSCWVHKGRMIYFGGYGHKLLSEINDPKSFTVDEASGAEDIFWGWNNETHEFDPDRSSWTEPKTSGRSPAPRAAHASATIGSKGYVCGGRIKETRTSDVFCLDLNSWTWSEIVSSSAAPSGRSWHTLTSVSDSSLFMFGGLSVDCRPLSEGWIFNLETKGWTRMEHQYKDKPRLWHSACQGRDSDVIVFGGSHDYILLVDKGHCNDALVFQTQPYPLIRLCEDFIASHARMFQFQILCLPPKLRRAVQKRTTFFRKNRKSQNIFKTLE from the exons ATGTGTGGGTCGATTCCCCCCTCCATGTCCGGGACGTGCGGCTGCATTGTGAATGGACACCTGTATATATTCGGAGGTTGCTGTGATGATGGACAGACTAATGAA CACTACTCAGTCAATCTCCATGATGGGACGTTTACCTGGAGGAAGGTCAATCATCGGTCAGGATCTCCGCCGTCGCCGCGAGATAAACTGTCCTGTTGGGTTCATAAAGGAAG AATGATCTACTTTGGTGGATATGGTCACAAACTGCTGAGTGAAATCAATGATCCGAAGAGCTTCACTGTGGATGAAGCATCAGGG GCCGAGGACATTTTCTGGGGATGGAACAATGAAACTCATGAATTTGATCCGGACAGAAGCAGCTGGACTGAACCAAAGACCTCT GGCCGTTCTCCTGCGCCGCGAGCCGCTCACGCTAGTGCCACGATCGGTAGTAAAGGTTATGTGTGTGGCGGAAGAATAAAG GAAACTAGAACCAGTGATGTGTTTTGTCTGGATTTAAATTCATGGACATGGTCAGAAAT CGTCTCCTCCAGCGCCGCTCCGTCAGGTCGCTCGTGGCACACGCTCACGTCAGTGTCAGATTCCTCTCTCTTCATGTTCGGTGGACTCAGTGTGGACTGCAGACCCTTGA GTGAGGGTTGGATATTTAATCTGGAGACAAAAGGATGGACGAGGATGGAGCATCAATACAAGGACAAACCGCG GCTTTGGCACAGCGCTTGTCAAGGAAGAGACTCGGATGTGATTGTGTTTGGAGGAAGTCATGATTATATTCTTCTGGTGGACAAA GGCCACTGCAACGATGCGCTTGTTTTCCAGACTCAGCCGTACCCGCTGATACG ATTGTGCGAGGACTTCATTGCAAGCCATGCCAGAATGTTTCAGTTCCAGATTCTCTGTTTACCACCAAAACTGAGACGCGCTGTGCAGAAACGGACAACTTTCTTcaggaaaaacagaaaatcacagaaTATATTCAAAACCTTGGAATGA
- the LOC127498512 gene encoding kelch domain-containing protein 1 isoform X1 produces the protein MSEIVARERSGHTAATDGQYLYVWGGYVSVAEHEVFLPNDELWLYDLETGLWERHGMCGSIPPSMSGTCGCIVNGHLYIFGGCCDDGQTNEHYSVNLHDGTFTWRKVNHRSGSPPSPRDKLSCWVHKGRMIYFGGYGHKLLSEINDPKSFTVDEASGAEDIFWGWNNETHEFDPDRSSWTEPKTSGRSPAPRAAHASATIGSKGYVCGGRIKETRTSDVFCLDLNSWTWSEIVSSSAAPSGRSWHTLTSVSDSSLFMFGGLSVDCRPLSEGWIFNLETKGWTRMEHQYKDKPRLWHSACQGRDSDVIVFGGSHDYILLVDKGHCNDALVFQTQPYPLIRLCEDFIASHARMFQFQILCLPPKLRRAVQKRTTFFRKNRKSQNIFKTLE, from the exons ATGAGTGAAATAGTGGCTCGAGAGAGAAGCGGACACACCGCGGCGACGGACGGACAGTATTTATATGTCTGGGGTGGTTATGTG TCGGTGGCGGAACATGAAGTTTTTCTTCCAAATGACGAGCTTTGGTTGTATGACTTAGAAACTGGGTTATG GGAAAGGCATGGCATGTGTGGGTCGATTCCCCCCTCCATGTCCGGGACGTGCGGCTGCATTGTGAATGGACACCTGTATATATTCGGAGGTTGCTGTGATGATGGACAGACTAATGAA CACTACTCAGTCAATCTCCATGATGGGACGTTTACCTGGAGGAAGGTCAATCATCGGTCAGGATCTCCGCCGTCGCCGCGAGATAAACTGTCCTGTTGGGTTCATAAAGGAAG AATGATCTACTTTGGTGGATATGGTCACAAACTGCTGAGTGAAATCAATGATCCGAAGAGCTTCACTGTGGATGAAGCATCAGGG GCCGAGGACATTTTCTGGGGATGGAACAATGAAACTCATGAATTTGATCCGGACAGAAGCAGCTGGACTGAACCAAAGACCTCT GGCCGTTCTCCTGCGCCGCGAGCCGCTCACGCTAGTGCCACGATCGGTAGTAAAGGTTATGTGTGTGGCGGAAGAATAAAG GAAACTAGAACCAGTGATGTGTTTTGTCTGGATTTAAATTCATGGACATGGTCAGAAAT CGTCTCCTCCAGCGCCGCTCCGTCAGGTCGCTCGTGGCACACGCTCACGTCAGTGTCAGATTCCTCTCTCTTCATGTTCGGTGGACTCAGTGTGGACTGCAGACCCTTGA GTGAGGGTTGGATATTTAATCTGGAGACAAAAGGATGGACGAGGATGGAGCATCAATACAAGGACAAACCGCG GCTTTGGCACAGCGCTTGTCAAGGAAGAGACTCGGATGTGATTGTGTTTGGAGGAAGTCATGATTATATTCTTCTGGTGGACAAA GGCCACTGCAACGATGCGCTTGTTTTCCAGACTCAGCCGTACCCGCTGATACG ATTGTGCGAGGACTTCATTGCAAGCCATGCCAGAATGTTTCAGTTCCAGATTCTCTGTTTACCACCAAAACTGAGACGCGCTGTGCAGAAACGGACAACTTTCTTcaggaaaaacagaaaatcacagaaTATATTCAAAACCTTGGAATGA
- the LOC127498512 gene encoding kelch domain-containing protein 1 isoform X3, with translation MIYFGGYGHKLLSEINDPKSFTVDEASGAEDIFWGWNNETHEFDPDRSSWTEPKTSGRSPAPRAAHASATIGSKGYVCGGRIKETRTSDVFCLDLNSWTWSEIVSSSAAPSGRSWHTLTSVSDSSLFMFGGLSVDCRPLSEGWIFNLETKGWTRMEHQYKDKPRLWHSACQGRDSDVIVFGGSHDYILLVDKGHCNDALVFQTQPYPLIRLCEDFIASHARMFQFQILCLPPKLRRAVQKRTTFFRKNRKSQNIFKTLE, from the exons ATGATCTACTTTGGTGGATATGGTCACAAACTGCTGAGTGAAATCAATGATCCGAAGAGCTTCACTGTGGATGAAGCATCAGGG GCCGAGGACATTTTCTGGGGATGGAACAATGAAACTCATGAATTTGATCCGGACAGAAGCAGCTGGACTGAACCAAAGACCTCT GGCCGTTCTCCTGCGCCGCGAGCCGCTCACGCTAGTGCCACGATCGGTAGTAAAGGTTATGTGTGTGGCGGAAGAATAAAG GAAACTAGAACCAGTGATGTGTTTTGTCTGGATTTAAATTCATGGACATGGTCAGAAAT CGTCTCCTCCAGCGCCGCTCCGTCAGGTCGCTCGTGGCACACGCTCACGTCAGTGTCAGATTCCTCTCTCTTCATGTTCGGTGGACTCAGTGTGGACTGCAGACCCTTGA GTGAGGGTTGGATATTTAATCTGGAGACAAAAGGATGGACGAGGATGGAGCATCAATACAAGGACAAACCGCG GCTTTGGCACAGCGCTTGTCAAGGAAGAGACTCGGATGTGATTGTGTTTGGAGGAAGTCATGATTATATTCTTCTGGTGGACAAA GGCCACTGCAACGATGCGCTTGTTTTCCAGACTCAGCCGTACCCGCTGATACG ATTGTGCGAGGACTTCATTGCAAGCCATGCCAGAATGTTTCAGTTCCAGATTCTCTGTTTACCACCAAAACTGAGACGCGCTGTGCAGAAACGGACAACTTTCTTcaggaaaaacagaaaatcacagaaTATATTCAAAACCTTGGAATGA
- the pole2 gene encoding DNA polymerase epsilon subunit 2, producing the protein MFTEADSAEASLRREQMKMDARRVKLKVSAGFKMRGLILRPESSRFLLQVLESVSEADLDEVLERILDAVEKQPLSSSMIELSVAEAAVQDCSQSCDETIDNVFNIIGAFDVPRFIFSTERKKFVHIGMTNHPTPKLCGLSRDKAELFRERYTVLQQRTHRHELFTPPVIGSTPDEGRNKFQLKTVEALLGSTAKVGEVIVLGMISQLKEGKFYLEDLSGTVQLNLSKAQFHSGLYTESCFVLAEGWYEDSVFHVNAFGFPPTEPSSFTRAYYGNINFFGGPSTTAVKASAKLKQLEEENEDAMFVMVSDVWLDSVEVLEKIHTMFSGYSAMPPTCFIFCGNFSSAPYGRNQLRTLKDSFKALADLICEFPSIHNSSRFVFVPGPEDPGPGNVLPRPPLAEHITEEFRQRVPFSIFTTNPCRIQYCSQEMVVIREDLVNKMCRNCVRLPSSNLDIPSHFVKTILSQGHLTPLPLYVCPVYWAYDYALRVYPVPDVIVFADKYDPFNVSNTDCLCINPGSFPKSGFSFKVYYPSNRTVEDSKLQGL; encoded by the exons ATGTTTACGGAAGCTGATAGCGCAGAAGCGTCACTTCGGCGGGAGCAGATGAAGATGGACGCGCGCAGAGTGAAGCTGAAAGTGAGCGCGGGATTTAAAATGCGCGGATTAATCCTGCGACC TGAGTCCAGCCGCTTTCTGCTGCAGGTTCTGGAGTCCGTCAGTGAAGCGGATCTGGATGAAGTTCTGGAGCGGATCTTAGATGCTGTTGAAAAGCAGCCTC tgtcctccaGCATGATTGAACTGTCTGTGGCAGAAGCGGCTGTTCAGGACTGCAGTCAGTCATGTGACGAGACCAT tgacaatgttttcaacattatcGGAGCGTTTGATGTTCCTCGATTCATCTTCagcacagaaagaaagaaatttgtACA TATCGGCATGACAAATCATCCGACTCCTAAACTCTGCGGTCTGTCCCGAGATAAAGCCGAGCTCTTCAGAGAGAGATACACCGTCCTACAACAG CGAACACACAGGCATGAGCTCTTCACTCCTCCGGTTATCGGTTCAACTCCAGATGAAGGGAGAAACAAATTCCAG CTGAAGACGGTGGAAGCTCTTCTGGGCAGCACAGCTAAAGTCGGAGAGGTGATCGTTCTCGGGATGATCTCTCAGCTTAAAGAG GGCAAGTTCTACCTGGAGGACCTCAGTGGCACAGTACAGCTGAATCTATCAAAGGCA CAGTTTCACAGCGGCCTTTACACCGAGTCCTGCTTCGTTCTGGCTGAGG GATGGTACGAGGATTCTGTCTTCCATGTCAATGCTTTTGGGTTTCCGCCCACAGAGCCCTCTTCGTTCACCAG GGCGTATTATGGCAATATAAACTTCTTTGGTGGGCCGTCCACCACTGCGGTCAAAGCGTCAGCCAAACTCAAGCAGCTGGAGGAGGAGAATGAAGACGCCATGTTTGTGATGGTTTCGGACGTGTGGCTGGACAGTGTGGAGGTCCTGGAGAAGATCCACACCATGTTCTCAG GCTACTCTGCCATGCCGCCCacctgcttcatattttgtgggAATTTCTCCTCCGCTCCTTACGGCAGGAACCAGCTCCGAACTCTCAAAG ATTCTTTTAAAGCACTTGCTGATCTGATTTGTGAATTTCCCAGCATTCACAACAG cagTCGTTTTGTGTTTGTTCCTGGACCAGAAGACCCCGGGCCCGGCAATGTCTTACCAAG ACCTCCGTTGGCTGAGCACATCACAGAGGAGTTCAGACAGCGCGTGCCGTTCTCCATCTTCACCACCAACCCCTGCAG GATACAGTACTGCAGTCAAGAGATGGTGGTGATTCGAGAAGACCTCGTCAACAAGATGTGCCGAAACTGTGTTCGACTCCCCAGCAGCAACCTGGATATCCCTTCCCAT TTTGTGAAAACCATCCTGTCACAAGGTCACCTGACGCCGCTCCCGCTCTACGTGTGTCCAGTGTACTGGGCGTATGATTACGCCTTACGCGTTTATCCTGTGCCTGATGTCATTGTCTTCGCTGACAAATACGACCCCTTCAACGTATCCAACACAGACTGCCTGTGCATCAACCCG GGTTCTTTTCCAAAAAGTGGATTCTCCTTTAAAGTTTATTATCCGTCCAACAGAACAGTGGAGGACAG CAAATTACAAGGGCTTTAA